A stretch of Gossypium hirsutum isolate 1008001.06 chromosome A06, Gossypium_hirsutum_v2.1, whole genome shotgun sequence DNA encodes these proteins:
- the LOC121230425 gene encoding chromatin structure-remodeling complex protein SYD isoform X2 — MICIDNSEWMRNDDYSLSRFEAQARAHRLGQKKDVLVLRFETVQTVEEQVRASAEHKLAVANQSITVGFFDNNTSSW, encoded by the exons ATGATATGCATTGATAACTCAGAATGGATGCGAAACGACGATTATTCTCTGTCTCGATTTGAAGCACAAGCAAGAGCTCATAGGCTAGGCCAGAAGAAGGATGTACTTGTTTTACGTTTTGAAACA GTTCAAACTGTTGAAGAACAAGTCAGAGCTTCTGCTGAACACAAATTGGCAGTTGCTAATCAGAGTATCACTGTCGGTTTCTTCGATAATAATACAAG CTCATGGTGA
- the LOC121230425 gene encoding chromatin structure-remodeling complex protein SYD isoform X1, which translates to MICIDNSEWMRNDDYSLSRFEAQARAHRLGQKKDVLVLRFETVQTVEEQVRASAEHKLAVANQSITVGFFDNNTSAEDCREYLGSLLWECKKEEVAPVWDDDAVYWRNSMHLLLLICLCFFFVEKPMMMSNGCLVLEHLV; encoded by the exons ATGATATGCATTGATAACTCAGAATGGATGCGAAACGACGATTATTCTCTGTCTCGATTTGAAGCACAAGCAAGAGCTCATAGGCTAGGCCAGAAGAAGGATGTACTTGTTTTACGTTTTGAAACA GTTCAAACTGTTGAAGAACAAGTCAGAGCTTCTGCTGAACACAAATTGGCAGTTGCTAATCAGAGTATCACTGTCGGTTTCTTCGATAATAATACAAG TGCTGAAGATTGTAGGGAGTATTTAGGGTCCCTCTTGTGGGAGTGTAAGAAAGAGGAAGTTGCTCCCGTGTGGGATGATGATGCAGTTTACTGGAGAAATTCAATGCATTTACTTTTATTGAtctgtttatgttttttttttgttgaaaaaccAATGATGATGAGTAATGGATGTTTGGTTCTGGAACATCTTGTTTGA